The following are from one region of the Odontesthes bonariensis isolate fOdoBon6 chromosome 12, fOdoBon6.hap1, whole genome shotgun sequence genome:
- the LOC142396228 gene encoding alpha-aspartyl dipeptidase, protein MKRRLLLVSNSTLHGSGYLDHCQQHISNFFGKNVKRVLFVPYALHDRDAYTKTARDKFKTLGYEVDGIHEAADPVDAVRKAEGIFIGGGNTFRLLKSLYDNKVVTEIRKRVMEDGVPYMGSSAGTNVATVSISTTNDMPIVYPPSFSAIGLVPFNINPHYLETDPSSRHMGETREQRITQYHEEADTPSVLGLREGSMLLVEGSKATLLGTTKARLFTRGNPSVEYDPGCDLSFLLTDTH, encoded by the exons atgaagaggagactTCTGCTAGTGTCCAACTCCACCCTGCACGGCAGCGGCTACCTGGACCACTGTCAGCAGCACATCTCCAACTTCTTCGGAAA GAACGTGAAACGGGTGCTGTTTGTTCCTTATGCCCTCCACGACAGAGACGCCTACACAAAGACAGCCAGGGACAAGTTCAAGACTTTGG GTTACGAGGTGGACGGCATCCACGAGGCTGCGGACCCCGTCGATGCCGTCCGGAAGGCTGAAGGCATTTTCATAG GAGGCGGCAACACGTTCCGGCTGCTGAAGAGTCTTTATGACAATAAGGTGGTGACGGAGATCAGGAAGCGAGTGATGGAG GACGGGGTCCCTTACATGGGCTCCAGCGCCGGCACCAACGTGGCCACTGTCAGCATCAGCACCACCAACGACATGCCCATCGTCTACCCTCCGTCCTTCTCCGCCATCGGCCTCGTCCCCTTCAACATCAACCCACACTACCTGGAAACTGACCCCAGCAGCCGCCACATGGGG GAGACCAGAGAGCAGAGAATCACCCAGTACCACGAGGAAGCAGATACTCCGTCTGTCCTG GGTCTGAGGGAGGGCTCCATGCTGCTGGTGGAGGGGAGCAAAGCCACACTGCTGGGAACCACAAAGGCCCGACTGTTCACCAG GGGGAATCCCTCAGTGGAGTACGATCCAGGCTGCgacctcagcttcctgctgacCGACACGCACTGA